The Bryobacteraceae bacterium genome includes a window with the following:
- a CDS encoding ABC transporter substrate-binding protein, which yields MPSSQKVAWSQLRVGIMAIVAMSLLAVLIFLMTGADNPFEEKATLYTYMMDSAAMTEGSAVRLNGILIGKVRKIEITGDPDNSRAVKMTLQIDRTALPLIPEDSIIGFSAENVLGSKFLNIRRGTSRKTVADGGTLQARDDKDFLEVVQSAMPLLDSMQSILRRIDGLIEHIESGRGNLGRLIKDEQLYNRINDTLGEVQQITAAVRQGKGTIGHLVYDEDLYNDLRRTLGRFDRLAEGLERGEGTAGKLLKDPALYDELRATSKELHTLVENLNKGEGTAGKLLRDEALHDRLVATLDKVNSTIDRLNAGQGTLGQLMTNPALYENLTATSAQMTALMKDFRANPKKFLTIQLKLF from the coding sequence ATGCCATCGTCGCAAAAGGTTGCCTGGTCCCAGCTTCGCGTCGGGATCATGGCCATTGTGGCCATGTCGCTGCTGGCCGTGCTGATCTTCCTCATGACGGGCGCCGACAATCCGTTCGAGGAGAAGGCCACGCTGTACACCTACATGATGGATTCGGCGGCGATGACGGAAGGCTCGGCGGTCCGGCTGAACGGCATCCTCATCGGGAAGGTGAGGAAGATCGAAATCACCGGCGACCCGGACAATTCGCGCGCCGTGAAGATGACGCTGCAGATCGACCGCACGGCGCTGCCGCTGATTCCCGAGGACTCGATCATCGGATTCAGCGCGGAGAACGTGCTGGGGTCGAAGTTCCTCAACATCCGCCGCGGGACGAGCCGGAAGACCGTGGCCGACGGAGGCACGCTGCAGGCGCGCGACGACAAGGATTTCCTCGAGGTCGTGCAGTCGGCCATGCCGCTGCTGGATTCGATGCAGTCGATCCTGCGGCGCATCGACGGGCTGATCGAGCACATTGAATCCGGGCGCGGCAATCTCGGCCGCCTGATCAAGGACGAACAGCTGTACAACCGCATCAACGACACGCTGGGCGAGGTGCAGCAGATTACGGCCGCCGTGCGGCAGGGCAAGGGCACGATCGGCCACCTGGTTTACGACGAAGATCTGTATAACGATCTGCGGCGGACGCTGGGCCGCTTCGACCGGCTGGCGGAAGGGCTGGAGCGCGGCGAGGGCACGGCGGGCAAGCTGCTGAAGGATCCGGCGCTGTATGACGAACTGCGCGCCACGTCGAAGGAGCTGCACACGCTGGTCGAGAACCTGAACAAGGGCGAGGGCACGGCGGGCAAGCTGCTGCGGGACGAGGCGTTGCATGACCGTCTGGTGGCGACCCTCGACAAGGTGAACTCGACGATCGACCGGCTGAACGCGGGGCAGGGGACGCTGGGGCAGCTGATGACCAACCCGGCGCTGTATGAAAACCTGACGGCGACATCGGCGCAGATGACGGCGCTGATGAAGGATTTCCGGGCGAATCCGAAGAAGTTCCTGACGATTCAGCTGAAGCTGTTCTGA
- the speA gene encoding biosynthetic arginine decarboxylase yields the protein MNLKLPEAAPVREPSDRWTVADARELYDIDRWGKGYFSISDQGHVLVHPTKEPHRFVDLKELVDTLILRGIDPPLLLRFPQILGRQLSEMWQVFDAAIRDHDYKGAYCCVYPIKVNQQRQVVEEIYQLGRQYGFGLEAGSKPELLAVMAIADNGTPIICNGFKDDEYIELCMLAAKIGRNITPVVEKYTELDLILQKAEKLGVRPRIGIRIKLASRGAGRWKSSGGYRSKFGLTVSEAMRALDTLKALGMQDCLKLLHFHLGSQITNIRHIKGAVIEAARVYVDLKKQGAGLEILDVGGGLGIDYDGSQTDFESSVNYTLQEYANDIVYHVQNVCDDAEVPHPTIMSESGRAIAAYHSVLVFNVLGVSGFGEEHIPDELPEDAEQPLVDLLETYRNLTLRNLLESFHDAQQALDSALNLFSLGYLPLKQRCLAENLYWLICRRVLALARQMDVFPEELEGLESMLSDTYFCNFSLFQSMPDSWAVKQLFPIMPIHRLGERPTRHGVLGDISCDSDGKVDQFIDRRDVKKTLPLHPFNGEPYYLGAFLVGAYQEILGDLHNLFGDTHAVHVRVNDQNKPVLEAVIRGDSVKEVLAYVQFSSSQLLEQFRRDMEEAVMAGKIGYEESGRLLKFYEEGLYGYTYLEDAHRT from the coding sequence TTGAATCTCAAGCTCCCTGAAGCCGCTCCCGTGCGGGAGCCGTCCGACCGGTGGACGGTGGCGGATGCACGGGAACTCTACGACATCGACCGGTGGGGCAAGGGGTATTTCTCCATCAGCGATCAGGGCCACGTTCTCGTCCATCCCACCAAGGAACCGCACCGCTTCGTCGACCTGAAGGAACTCGTCGACACCCTGATCCTGCGCGGCATCGACCCGCCGCTGCTGCTGCGCTTCCCGCAGATCCTCGGCCGGCAGCTGAGCGAAATGTGGCAGGTCTTCGACGCCGCCATCCGCGATCACGACTACAAGGGCGCCTACTGCTGCGTCTACCCCATCAAGGTCAACCAGCAGCGTCAGGTCGTCGAAGAGATCTACCAGCTCGGACGCCAGTACGGCTTCGGCCTCGAAGCCGGCTCCAAGCCGGAGCTGCTGGCCGTCATGGCCATCGCCGACAACGGCACGCCGATCATCTGCAACGGCTTCAAGGACGACGAATACATCGAGCTCTGCATGCTCGCCGCCAAGATCGGCCGCAACATCACGCCCGTCGTCGAAAAGTACACCGAGCTCGACCTCATCCTGCAGAAAGCCGAAAAGCTCGGCGTCCGCCCCCGCATCGGCATCCGCATCAAGCTCGCCAGCCGGGGCGCAGGGCGCTGGAAATCCTCGGGCGGCTACCGCTCCAAGTTCGGCCTCACGGTTTCAGAAGCCATGCGGGCGCTCGACACGCTCAAGGCGCTCGGCATGCAGGACTGCCTCAAGCTGCTTCACTTCCACCTCGGCAGCCAGATCACAAACATCCGCCACATCAAGGGCGCCGTCATCGAAGCGGCGCGCGTCTACGTCGATCTCAAAAAACAGGGCGCCGGACTCGAGATCCTCGACGTGGGCGGCGGTCTCGGCATCGACTACGACGGCTCGCAGACCGACTTCGAATCCAGCGTCAACTACACGCTGCAGGAATACGCCAACGACATCGTCTACCATGTCCAGAACGTCTGCGACGATGCCGAAGTGCCGCATCCCACCATCATGAGCGAGAGCGGCCGAGCCATCGCCGCCTACCACAGCGTGCTCGTCTTCAACGTCCTCGGCGTCAGCGGATTCGGCGAAGAGCACATCCCCGACGAGCTGCCCGAAGACGCCGAGCAGCCCCTCGTCGACCTGCTCGAAACCTACCGCAATCTCACGCTCCGCAATCTGCTCGAGAGCTTCCACGACGCCCAGCAGGCGCTCGATTCCGCCCTCAACCTCTTCAGCCTCGGCTATCTGCCGCTCAAGCAGCGCTGCCTGGCCGAAAACCTCTACTGGCTGATCTGCCGCCGCGTGCTCGCGCTGGCCCGCCAGATGGACGTCTTCCCGGAAGAGCTCGAAGGTCTCGAGAGCATGCTCTCCGACACTTACTTCTGCAACTTCTCGCTCTTCCAGAGCATGCCCGACAGCTGGGCGGTGAAGCAGCTCTTCCCCATCATGCCCATCCACCGTCTCGGCGAGCGCCCCACGCGCCACGGCGTGCTCGGCGACATCAGCTGCGACAGCGACGGCAAGGTCGATCAGTTCATCGACCGCCGCGACGTCAAGAAGACCCTGCCCCTGCACCCCTTCAACGGCGAGCCCTACTACCTCGGCGCCTTCCTCGTCGGCGCGTATCAGGAGATCCTGGGCGATCTGCACAACCTCTTCGGCGACACGCACGCCGTCCATGTGCGCGTCAACGATCAGAACAAGCCCGTGCTCGAAGCCGTCATCCGCGGCGACAGCGTCAAGGAAGTGCTCGCTTACGTCCAGTTCAGCTCGTCCCAGCTTCTGGAGCAGTTCCGCCGCGACATGGAAGAAGCCGTCATGGCCGGCAAGATCGGCTATGAAGAAAGCGGCCGCCTGCTCAAGTTCTACGAGGAAGGCCTCTACGGCTACACCTACCTCGAAGACGCGCACCGCACCTGA
- a CDS encoding lipoprotein, producing the protein MNRRAWLAASSAALLSGCIRSGLPEINTVPDFELIDQDGQPFRSAEKLKDKIWVADFFFTTCNGPCPRMSALMYRVQEAAAGFDDVRLVSFTVDPKTDTPEVLRAYGRRFKQNPARWSLLTGDPETLRRLGAEVFYLGGMGPEHGTRFALVDRRMRLRSYYETTDTSCVDNVIADIRKLRRELL; encoded by the coding sequence ATGAACCGCCGCGCCTGGCTCGCCGCCTCCAGCGCTGCACTGCTGTCTGGGTGCATCCGTTCCGGCCTTCCGGAGATCAACACGGTTCCGGACTTCGAACTGATCGACCAGGACGGCCAGCCTTTCCGCAGCGCGGAAAAGCTGAAAGACAAAATCTGGGTCGCCGACTTCTTCTTCACCACCTGCAACGGCCCCTGCCCGCGCATGTCCGCCCTCATGTACCGCGTGCAGGAAGCCGCCGCCGGCTTCGACGACGTCCGCCTGGTCAGCTTCACCGTCGACCCCAAAACCGACACGCCGGAAGTGCTGCGCGCTTACGGCCGCCGGTTCAAACAGAACCCCGCGCGCTGGTCTCTGCTGACGGGAGATCCTGAAACGCTGCGCAGGCTGGGCGCGGAAGTGTTTTACCTCGGCGGCATGGGTCCGGAGCACGGCACGCGCTTCGCGCTCGTCGACCGCAGGATGCGCCTCCGCAGCTACTACGAGACCACGGACACTTCCTGCGTCGACAATGTGATCGCCGACATCCGCAAACTCAGAAGGGAACTGCTCTGA
- the fabG gene encoding 3-oxoacyl-[acyl-carrier-protein] reductase FabG — protein MPGLPLENKRALVTGASKGVGKGIALELARQGAWVAVNYHSDAAGAEATVKEIAAAGGRAYAVRADVGRKQDVDEMFDRTLAEFGGLDILVNNAGIQTWKPLLELTEEEWDRVLDVNLKGCFLCTQRAARAMKDAGGGSIVNIGSGCNKWPFPNLVNYTASKGGIEQFTKVAAVELGPYRIRVNCVAPGAIEIERTKQEAGDYAGTWSKLTPMRRIGLPSDVAVAVAFLCEDRAEFITGQTIWVDGGLFTRPVWPYE, from the coding sequence ATGCCGGGACTGCCACTGGAGAACAAGCGCGCCCTGGTGACAGGCGCAAGCAAAGGCGTGGGCAAGGGCATCGCGCTGGAGCTGGCGCGGCAGGGCGCCTGGGTTGCCGTCAACTACCACAGCGACGCCGCCGGCGCGGAAGCGACGGTGAAGGAGATCGCCGCCGCGGGCGGGCGGGCTTACGCCGTGCGGGCCGACGTGGGGCGAAAACAGGACGTGGATGAAATGTTCGACCGCACGCTGGCCGAGTTCGGCGGGCTCGACATCCTCGTGAACAACGCGGGCATCCAGACGTGGAAGCCGCTGCTCGAGCTGACGGAAGAAGAGTGGGACCGCGTGCTGGACGTGAACCTGAAGGGCTGCTTTCTCTGCACGCAGCGGGCGGCGCGGGCGATGAAGGACGCCGGCGGGGGCTCGATCGTCAACATCGGGTCGGGCTGCAACAAGTGGCCGTTCCCGAACCTGGTGAACTACACCGCGTCGAAGGGCGGCATCGAGCAGTTCACGAAGGTGGCCGCTGTCGAGCTGGGACCGTACCGGATCCGCGTCAACTGCGTGGCGCCGGGCGCGATCGAGATCGAGCGGACGAAGCAGGAGGCGGGCGACTACGCGGGCACGTGGTCGAAACTGACTCCGATGCGGCGCATCGGGCTGCCGTCGGACGTGGCGGTGGCCGTGGCGTTCCTGTGCGAGGACCGGGCCGAGTTCATCACGGGCCAGACGATCTGGGTGGACGGCGGGCTCTTTACGAGGCCGGTGTGGCCGTACGAGTGA
- a CDS encoding sulfatase has translation MNRRTFLAASAGGVVSLSSAAPRRDERPDIVVILADDLGFSDIGCYGGEIETPNLDRLARSGVRFSQFYCAARCCPTRASLLTGLYPHQTGVGHMVEDRGLPAYQGYLNRRCVTLAEALKPAGYTTLMSGKWHVGERRPHWPCDRGFDRYFGLISGATNYFRLDPGRTMALNNELWTPPREGFYMTDAITDHAVRMVREAAPKQNPLFLYLAYTAPHWPLHALPEDIDKYRGRYLKGWDRIRAERHERQIAMGLLDRAWPLAPRDEAVPAWDSLSQKEKEEWDLRMAVYAAQVDRMDRGIGRVLAELEKAGRLDNAFVLFLSDNGGCHEENIGGGLERKAANPVPGPADSYTSYRRPWANASNTPFRFYKQYTHEGGIATPAIAAWTRRIRQPGTITHEVAHVVDVMPTVLRISGAAYPRENQGAPVQPLEGVSLTTCVVHGGGLPRNAPGIGWEHQGHKAFRQGNWKLVANRGRPWELYDLAADRTELDNLAARQPKRVEQMAAEWQRWAERCGVADFGQLPPPAKR, from the coding sequence ATGAACCGCCGAACATTTCTCGCCGCTTCGGCTGGCGGGGTGGTTTCCCTGAGCAGCGCGGCGCCGCGGCGCGACGAGCGCCCCGACATCGTGGTGATTCTGGCGGACGATCTCGGCTTCTCCGACATAGGCTGCTATGGCGGCGAGATCGAGACGCCGAATCTGGACCGGCTGGCGCGGAGCGGGGTGCGGTTCTCGCAGTTTTACTGCGCGGCGCGGTGCTGTCCGACGCGGGCGTCGCTGCTGACGGGGCTGTACCCGCACCAGACAGGCGTGGGGCACATGGTGGAGGACCGCGGGCTGCCGGCGTACCAGGGATATCTGAACCGGCGGTGCGTGACGCTGGCGGAGGCGCTGAAACCGGCGGGCTACACGACGCTGATGTCGGGCAAGTGGCACGTCGGGGAGCGGCGGCCGCACTGGCCGTGCGATCGCGGCTTCGACCGCTACTTCGGGCTGATCAGCGGGGCGACGAACTACTTCCGGCTGGATCCCGGGCGGACGATGGCGCTCAACAACGAGCTGTGGACGCCGCCGCGCGAAGGGTTCTACATGACCGACGCGATCACGGACCATGCCGTGCGCATGGTGCGGGAAGCCGCGCCGAAACAGAATCCATTGTTTCTGTATCTGGCCTACACAGCTCCGCACTGGCCCCTGCACGCGCTGCCGGAGGACATCGACAAGTACCGCGGCCGCTATCTGAAGGGATGGGACCGGATCCGCGCGGAGCGCCACGAGCGGCAGATCGCCATGGGGCTGCTGGACCGCGCGTGGCCGCTGGCGCCGCGCGACGAGGCGGTGCCCGCCTGGGACTCGCTGTCGCAGAAAGAGAAGGAGGAGTGGGACCTGCGCATGGCCGTGTATGCGGCGCAGGTGGACCGCATGGACCGCGGCATCGGCCGCGTGCTGGCGGAGCTCGAAAAAGCGGGCCGGCTGGACAATGCGTTCGTGCTGTTCCTTTCCGACAACGGCGGCTGCCACGAGGAGAACATCGGGGGCGGGCTGGAGAGGAAGGCCGCGAATCCGGTTCCGGGGCCGGCCGATTCCTACACGTCGTACCGGCGGCCGTGGGCGAACGCGTCGAACACGCCGTTCCGCTTCTACAAGCAGTACACGCACGAGGGCGGCATCGCGACGCCGGCGATCGCCGCATGGACGCGGCGCATCCGGCAGCCGGGCACGATCACGCACGAGGTGGCGCATGTCGTCGACGTGATGCCGACCGTGCTGCGCATCTCGGGCGCAGCGTATCCGCGCGAGAATCAGGGCGCGCCGGTGCAGCCGCTGGAGGGCGTTTCACTCACGACGTGCGTGGTGCACGGCGGAGGGCTGCCGCGCAACGCGCCGGGGATCGGCTGGGAGCATCAGGGGCACAAGGCGTTCCGGCAGGGCAACTGGAAGCTGGTGGCGAACCGCGGGCGGCCGTGGGAGCTGTACGATCTGGCCGCAGACCGCACGGAACTCGACAACCTGGCCGCGCGTCAGCCGAAGCGCGTGGAGCAGATGGCGGCGGAGTGGCAGCGCTGGGCGGAGCGATGCGGCGTGGCTGATTTCGGTCAGCTGCCGCCGCCGGCGAAGCGTTGA
- a CDS encoding peptidase S58 — protein sequence MKGLTDIAGIRVGHASDYEALTGCTVILCEKGAVAGADIRGGATGTEEMDVMSPFHIAPHVHAVVLAGGSAFGLEAASGVRRFLEQKGIGFQTGAAVVPIVPCAILYDLAIGKPGVRPTREMGEAAAAAANDGPVAEGCIGAGTGATVGKALGLAHAMKSGIGSFTVELPAGVRVSALAAVNAWGDVVDPRTGRIVAGARKSPDSREFVNSAELLKSGAGPSIPGRNTTLAVVATNARLSKVQAARLAQMGQQGLVRAISPVHTSVDGDLCIALATGALEAHPDALGAAAVEAVAEAILRAVRSARSLGGVPGLAG from the coding sequence ATGAAGGGACTCACCGACATCGCCGGCATCCGCGTCGGCCACGCCTCCGACTACGAAGCCCTCACCGGCTGTACCGTCATCCTCTGCGAAAAAGGCGCCGTGGCGGGCGCCGACATCCGCGGCGGCGCCACCGGCACGGAAGAGATGGACGTGATGAGCCCGTTCCACATCGCGCCTCACGTCCATGCCGTCGTCCTCGCCGGCGGCAGCGCCTTCGGCCTCGAGGCGGCCAGCGGCGTGCGGCGCTTCCTCGAACAGAAGGGCATCGGCTTTCAGACCGGCGCCGCCGTTGTCCCTATCGTGCCCTGCGCCATCCTCTACGACCTCGCCATCGGCAAGCCCGGCGTCCGCCCCACTCGCGAAATGGGCGAAGCCGCGGCGGCCGCGGCCAACGACGGCCCCGTCGCCGAAGGCTGCATCGGCGCCGGCACGGGCGCCACCGTCGGCAAAGCCCTCGGCCTTGCCCACGCCATGAAAAGCGGCATCGGCTCCTTCACCGTCGAACTGCCTGCCGGCGTCAGGGTCTCTGCTCTCGCGGCCGTCAACGCCTGGGGCGACGTCGTCGACCCGCGCACGGGCCGCATTGTCGCCGGCGCGCGCAAATCCCCAGACTCGCGCGAGTTCGTCAACTCGGCCGAACTGCTCAAATCCGGCGCCGGCCCATCCATCCCTGGCCGCAACACGACGCTCGCCGTCGTCGCCACCAACGCGCGCCTGTCGAAAGTCCAGGCCGCGCGGCTCGCCCAGATGGGCCAGCAGGGCCTCGTGCGCGCCATCTCTCCCGTCCATACCTCCGTCGATGGCGACCTCTGCATCGCCCTCGCCACCGGCGCCCTCGAAGCCCATCCCGACGCGCTCGGCGCCGCCGCCGTCGAAGCCGTCGCCGAAGCCATTCTCCGCGCCGTCCGCTCGGCCCGATCGCTGGGCGGCGTGCCCGGTCTTGCGGGGTGA
- the ctaB gene encoding protoheme IX farnesyltransferase, with protein sequence MRAYLELTKPRITWLILMSTGIGFYFGHSGPLHWALLLHCLLGTALIASGTATLNQWYERDADARMRRTASRPIPSGRVAPRNALWFGIALLVLGEVELALGVNPLTAWLGLFTVASYLLLYTPLKQKTWWSTTVGAFPGAMPPLIGFAAARGELTLESWALFAILFLWQFPHFYSIAWMYREDYGRAGIRMLPVVEPDGRSTARQALLFALILIPASLLPGFLSMTGHWYLAAALLLGALFLRAAVRLHRDRSALNARGVLKASVMYLPLLYLALLLDSRPGLF encoded by the coding sequence ATGAGGGCCTATCTCGAGCTCACCAAGCCCCGCATCACCTGGCTCATCCTCATGAGCACCGGGATCGGCTTCTACTTCGGCCATTCCGGCCCGCTTCACTGGGCCCTGCTGCTGCACTGCCTTCTCGGCACCGCGCTCATCGCCAGCGGCACGGCCACGCTCAACCAGTGGTACGAGCGCGACGCGGACGCCCGCATGCGCCGCACGGCCTCGCGCCCCATCCCCTCCGGCCGCGTCGCTCCGCGCAACGCCCTCTGGTTCGGCATTGCGCTCCTCGTTCTCGGCGAAGTGGAGCTCGCCCTCGGCGTCAACCCGCTCACCGCGTGGCTCGGCCTGTTCACGGTCGCCTCCTACCTGCTGCTCTACACGCCCCTCAAACAGAAGACCTGGTGGTCGACCACCGTGGGCGCGTTTCCCGGCGCCATGCCTCCGCTCATCGGGTTCGCCGCCGCCCGCGGCGAACTCACCCTCGAGTCCTGGGCGCTGTTCGCCATTCTCTTCCTCTGGCAGTTCCCGCACTTCTACTCGATCGCATGGATGTATCGCGAAGACTACGGCCGCGCCGGCATCCGCATGCTGCCCGTCGTCGAACCCGACGGCCGCTCCACCGCGCGCCAGGCGCTTCTGTTCGCGCTCATCCTGATCCCCGCCAGCCTCCTGCCGGGCTTCCTCTCCATGACCGGCCACTGGTATCTCGCCGCCGCCCTGCTGCTCGGCGCGCTGTTCCTGCGAGCCGCCGTGCGCCTGCACCGCGACCGTTCCGCCCTCAACGCCCGCGGCGTTCTGAAAGCCAGCGTCATGTACCTGCCGCTGCTGTATCTCGCGCTTCTGCTCGACAGCCGGCCAGGGCTATTCTGA
- the galU gene encoding UTP--glucose-1-phosphate uridylyltransferase, translating to MGMMIAPVRKAVFPAAGLGTRFLPATKAMPKEMLPLVDKPLIQYGIEEAIASGMLNIVIVTGRGKTAIEDHFDVSFELEHLLEQRGKAETLQAVRAISDMIDVAYVRQKEALGLGHAVLRAKDLVGPEPFGVVLSDDVIDAAEPCLRQLLRVYEYYGASVLALMEVPREQISAYGVVAAEPRPHEGLDGRVFRIHDLVEKPRPDDAPSNLAIIGRYILTPEIFTAIENTPPGRNNEIQLTDALRILLKTRPIYGVKFEGRRFDAGDKLGFLQATVEFAMKRPDLGEPFRAYLRSLELG from the coding sequence ATGGGCATGATGATTGCGCCAGTCCGGAAGGCCGTTTTTCCCGCCGCGGGCCTGGGCACGCGGTTTCTGCCCGCCACGAAGGCGATGCCCAAGGAGATGCTGCCGCTGGTGGACAAGCCGCTGATCCAGTACGGCATCGAGGAAGCGATCGCCAGCGGCATGCTGAACATCGTCATCGTCACGGGGCGCGGCAAGACGGCCATCGAAGATCACTTCGACGTCTCTTTCGAGCTGGAGCATCTGCTGGAGCAGCGCGGCAAGGCGGAGACGTTGCAGGCCGTGCGGGCGATCTCGGACATGATCGACGTGGCCTATGTGCGGCAGAAGGAAGCGCTCGGCCTGGGGCACGCCGTCCTGCGGGCGAAAGACCTGGTAGGGCCGGAGCCGTTCGGCGTCGTGCTGTCGGATGACGTGATCGATGCGGCCGAGCCGTGCCTGCGGCAGCTGCTCCGCGTGTATGAATATTACGGCGCTTCCGTGCTGGCGCTGATGGAAGTGCCGCGGGAGCAGATCAGCGCCTATGGCGTCGTGGCCGCCGAGCCCCGGCCGCACGAGGGGCTGGACGGGAGGGTGTTCCGCATCCACGATCTGGTCGAGAAACCCCGTCCCGATGACGCGCCCTCGAACCTCGCCATCATCGGGCGCTACATCCTCACTCCGGAGATCTTCACGGCGATCGAGAACACGCCGCCGGGCCGCAACAACGAGATTCAGCTGACCGATGCGCTGAGGATTCTGCTGAAGACGAGGCCGATTTACGGAGTCAAGTTCGAGGGCAGGCGCTTCGACGCCGGCGACAAGCTGGGCTTCCTGCAGGCGACGGTCGAGTTCGCGATGAAACGGCCCGACCTGGGCGAGCCATTCCGCGCCTATCTTCGTTCCCTCGAACTCGGCTGA
- the hpnK gene encoding hydrolase: protein MAARILTVNADDFGFTRGVNRGIVHCHLHGILTSATLMANGEAFEDAVELARAHPSLDVGAHLVLVQGRSVLTGEPLPQSVPALLRSLALGRVRPYEELRAQMEKILAAGVRVTHLDTHKHTHLLPPVLDAVLRLASEFGVRWVRRPFDLPLPASRRPVPAGTRLARRAMAALEKRFERRFRAGGVRTPDHFAGFQWTGRFTAGDLISLFRRLPEGVTEFMTHPGWCDDELRRAPTRLKDSRESELRVLTDPGVKQALDERGIRLASYAELSAE from the coding sequence ATGGCGGCGCGCATTCTGACGGTTAACGCCGACGACTTCGGCTTCACGCGCGGCGTCAACCGCGGCATCGTCCACTGCCACCTGCACGGCATCCTCACATCGGCGACGCTGATGGCGAACGGCGAGGCGTTCGAGGATGCCGTGGAGCTGGCGCGGGCGCACCCCTCGCTGGACGTAGGCGCCCATCTCGTGCTTGTGCAGGGGCGGTCCGTCCTGACGGGCGAACCGCTGCCGCAGAGCGTCCCCGCGCTGCTGCGCTCGCTGGCGTTGGGACGCGTGCGCCCCTACGAAGAGCTGCGGGCGCAGATGGAGAAGATCCTCGCAGCCGGCGTGCGCGTGACGCATCTGGACACGCACAAGCACACGCACCTGCTGCCGCCGGTGCTGGATGCCGTGCTCCGGCTGGCCTCCGAGTTCGGCGTGCGCTGGGTGCGGCGGCCGTTTGATCTGCCGCTGCCAGCCTCGCGCAGACCGGTTCCCGCCGGAACCCGGCTGGCGCGGCGCGCCATGGCGGCGCTGGAGAAGCGCTTCGAAAGGCGTTTTCGGGCGGGCGGCGTGCGCACGCCGGATCATTTCGCCGGGTTTCAGTGGACCGGACGCTTTACCGCCGGGGATCTGATTTCGCTGTTCCGCAGGCTGCCGGAAGGCGTGACGGAGTTCATGACACACCCCGGCTGGTGCGACGACGAGCTGCGCCGCGCGCCCACCAGGCTCAAAGACAGCCGGGAGTCAGAACTGCGTGTCCTGACCGATCCTGGCGTGAAGCAGGCGCTTGACGAGCGCGGGATCCGTCTTGCGTCTTACGCGGAGCTGAGCGCGGAGTAG
- a CDS encoding transporter has product MLDLLKRPVYTFQEFILLSIRALRGLFRKPAYWGDTVIQMDLIGVGSLPVVCLTGFFSGAVMALQMSRALQTYGATSQVGKIVAITMVREMGPVLTALMVAGRNSSGMASELGSMKVTEQIDAMRALGTDPVLKLVKPRLLATAIVLPLLTVIADFLGLVGGWVVACVMLQLTPGAQYWETAWRAIEYNDIAQGLIKPFCFAIVLALVGCYYGMQTTGGTQGVGRSTTQAVVVASVWVVVLTFIIGRIFTNL; this is encoded by the coding sequence TTGCTGGATCTCCTCAAACGGCCTGTTTACACGTTTCAGGAATTCATCCTCCTTTCGATCCGGGCGCTCCGCGGGCTGTTCCGCAAACCGGCGTATTGGGGCGACACCGTCATCCAGATGGACCTGATCGGCGTCGGGAGCCTGCCGGTGGTGTGCCTGACCGGGTTTTTCAGCGGCGCGGTGATGGCGTTGCAGATGTCGCGCGCGTTGCAGACGTACGGGGCGACGTCGCAGGTGGGCAAGATCGTGGCCATCACGATGGTGCGCGAGATGGGGCCGGTGCTGACGGCGCTGATGGTGGCGGGGCGGAACTCTTCGGGCATGGCCAGCGAGCTGGGCTCGATGAAGGTGACCGAGCAGATCGACGCCATGAGGGCGCTGGGGACGGACCCGGTGCTGAAGCTGGTGAAGCCGCGGCTGCTGGCCACGGCGATCGTTCTGCCCCTGCTGACGGTGATCGCCGACTTTCTGGGGCTCGTGGGGGGCTGGGTGGTTGCGTGCGTCATGCTGCAGCTGACGCCGGGCGCGCAGTACTGGGAGACGGCGTGGCGCGCCATCGAGTACAACGACATCGCGCAGGGGCTGATCAAACCCTTCTGCTTCGCCATCGTTCTGGCTCTGGTGGGCTGCTACTACGGGATGCAGACGACGGGCGGCACGCAGGGCGTAGGACGCTCGACGACGCAGGCGGTGGTGGTGGCGAGCGTCTGGGTGGTGGTGCTGACGTTCATCATCGGGCGCATCTTCACCAATCTCTGA